Proteins found in one Rhodobium gokarnense genomic segment:
- a CDS encoding S8 family serine peptidase: protein MNRKSEIRSRLAQMEELVGVLPTRFEASEGMGRVASSLKESDVETALTASRQQLEMVTIDTPVKDTAPELYEDPALREQMAGFAAAGVNFFHSDEAFWQMSPAERGARGGNGIVNRVFVENQRVMLVTSRIVIRLEEDVSDAARDAVLVRHPVTILGRNGLPPRSFRADVQGTNALEACLALMAEKEIEYAEPDFVEHIGPRLTPSDPEFGQQWHHGNIRAEAAWDETQVAGVRIAVIDNGFDITHPDLRFGDASGWFRSTADFVDADFVLGTANMPNGNHGTACAGMIAAIANNDSGGCGVAYGADLSMVACLPDQIGTQATLARAIGYAADPSLEGRTEEGADIVACSLGPNSAVWTMSAVLDDAIDFAATKGGGGSGCAIFWGCTNGNHPIESDQVCSHPQVMAIGRSTHSDSDHGSGFGPKLEFLAPGVDVWIPASGGGYHTTTGTSFAAPCAAGIGALALSKKPDMTAGELRQLLRDTCDKVGPLSYIEGHNIRFGHGRANAETAVSEATRLATGV from the coding sequence ATGAATCGAAAATCTGAAATTCGCAGCCGTCTTGCGCAGATGGAAGAACTCGTCGGCGTATTGCCGACCCGTTTCGAGGCCTCCGAAGGCATGGGCCGCGTAGCATCCAGCCTCAAAGAAAGCGACGTGGAAACCGCACTGACGGCATCACGTCAACAACTTGAAATGGTGACCATCGACACTCCGGTTAAGGACACGGCTCCTGAACTCTACGAAGACCCGGCATTGCGAGAGCAGATGGCTGGGTTCGCGGCCGCCGGGGTCAACTTCTTCCATAGCGACGAAGCCTTCTGGCAAATGTCCCCCGCCGAGCGCGGCGCCCGCGGCGGGAACGGCATAGTGAACCGTGTTTTCGTCGAGAATCAACGCGTCATGCTGGTGACGTCCCGGATCGTGATCCGCCTGGAAGAGGATGTGTCCGATGCCGCCCGCGATGCGGTTCTGGTCCGGCACCCCGTGACGATACTGGGCAGGAACGGCCTGCCGCCGCGTAGCTTCAGGGCCGATGTGCAGGGAACGAACGCGCTTGAGGCCTGTCTTGCGCTCATGGCGGAAAAGGAGATTGAGTACGCCGAGCCCGACTTCGTCGAACATATTGGTCCGCGCTTGACGCCTTCGGACCCGGAATTCGGCCAGCAATGGCACCACGGCAATATTCGCGCCGAGGCTGCCTGGGATGAGACGCAAGTCGCGGGCGTGAGGATTGCGGTAATCGACAACGGTTTCGATATCACCCACCCGGACCTCCGCTTCGGCGACGCGTCGGGATGGTTCCGATCGACGGCGGATTTTGTCGATGCCGATTTCGTTCTCGGAACGGCGAATATGCCGAACGGGAATCACGGCACGGCCTGTGCCGGCATGATCGCGGCGATCGCGAACAACGATAGTGGCGGTTGCGGCGTCGCCTATGGTGCCGACCTCAGCATGGTGGCTTGCCTCCCCGATCAGATCGGCACGCAGGCGACGCTGGCGCGTGCGATCGGCTATGCCGCCGATCCGTCACTCGAAGGCCGCACGGAGGAGGGCGCCGACATCGTCGCCTGTTCGCTCGGCCCGAACAGCGCCGTCTGGACGATGAGCGCGGTCCTCGACGACGCCATCGATTTCGCGGCGACGAAGGGTGGGGGCGGCAGCGGCTGCGCTATCTTCTGGGGGTGCACCAACGGCAACCACCCGATCGAGTCCGATCAGGTCTGCTCCCATCCGCAGGTAATGGCCATCGGTCGGTCCACCCACTCGGACTCGGACCACGGGTCCGGCTTCGGACCGAAGCTGGAATTTCTCGCTCCGGGCGTCGATGTCTGGATTCCGGCCAGCGGCGGCGGCTACCACACGACGACCGGTACGAGTTTCGCCGCCCCTTGTGCGGCGGGAATCGGTGCGCTGGCGCTATCGAAAAAGCCCGATATGACGGCGGGTGAACTGCGGCAGCTTCTTCGCGATACCTGTGACAAGGTTGGTCCGCTCTCCTACATAGAAGGCCACAACATCCGGTTCGGCCACGGTCGCGCAAACGCCGAAACCGCGGTGTCAGAGGCAACAAGGCTTGCGACCGGGGTTTGA
- a CDS encoding phospholipase D-like domain-containing protein — translation MEPLSVEQLKRVSAAYRELIKIHPELELRPARSNGMATRASDGLGKVVRSALPAESDAAVARVVNELVALSQGRPAILIRHDDFDLTPHEALPDVLSNLLKQNRAALRTAIRGVGRIEVSNHPLRSWIGTGFVVASPRGDAIVVTNQHVAAELAFRRDDGTFSFVEGLEDGSPVAASLDMGEEVSSVSGDNSLTVPIAEVLHIEAGGGPDIALLRLVDSAATDALPRMNLAEGSGNGTPVAAIGYPARDTRETDLNVVLDLLGDVFNKKRLAPGILKEVMDRRLSHDCSTLGGNSGSPLVDLRSATVVGLHYGGTFPNPINHAVPARIIADRLAESARPVRRPPADVIKEGGGKVMVPVPGSRTLTVEVPLRITVEIGEPAGAASPRSIDVAVDSANQAYAGMPGVVAVRRGIVVSNGQYTNDPAVIVAIDYLKPGAEATIAALPATRDGFPLQVRAATAEELLRVHRSLAVEAVPRINYVVPQDLSLDPVDEEMFAVFHVSPDAGWPQLREFLERTNETLTLGLYNFATDHVRRVLEQAVAPEPKTFDLVLGDAAIDREDTKEFEEELVDDFSALMGDRFRCELADGQRRLFAGHYHIKVAIRDSEAFWLSSGNWEPSNQPEVDPVATGETGFGLLRDRNREWHAIVLNRQLAETFEKYIRYDLDSYREIRTGVRELPPGLDMPMVLVPRATTIQERSPGEARYFAPLVVNRRLKIQPLLTPDNFIGHVQALVDSATSSIDLQNQTLKWRHNNVDPRFERLMNTILDKHRNGVAVRFILRGDFSPEMKELLVEHGFDPGQIRLISRCHTKGMIVDGRRVLLGSHNLSEHGAIVNRDASLIVDDEEVAQYFARIFQFDWNRASSRVHETPPGIILHHRGDAVPEGYEVVPLMDIAV, via the coding sequence ATGGAGCCTTTGTCAGTCGAGCAACTGAAGCGAGTGTCGGCCGCTTATCGCGAACTGATCAAGATCCATCCGGAACTGGAGTTGCGGCCGGCACGGTCGAACGGGATGGCGACCCGGGCTTCCGACGGTCTGGGCAAGGTGGTGCGAAGCGCGCTGCCGGCCGAGAGCGACGCGGCGGTGGCGCGGGTCGTGAACGAACTCGTCGCCTTGTCGCAAGGACGCCCGGCTATCCTGATTAGACACGACGATTTCGACCTTACGCCCCACGAAGCCCTGCCCGACGTCCTGTCGAACCTGCTTAAGCAGAACCGCGCCGCGCTCCGCACCGCAATCCGCGGGGTCGGCCGAATCGAGGTATCGAACCATCCCTTGCGGTCATGGATCGGCACCGGATTCGTCGTAGCCTCTCCGCGCGGCGATGCCATCGTCGTGACCAACCAGCATGTCGCCGCTGAGCTGGCGTTTCGCCGGGATGACGGGACGTTTTCCTTTGTCGAGGGACTTGAGGACGGCAGTCCCGTTGCCGCTTCGCTGGACATGGGCGAAGAAGTATCCAGCGTCTCGGGCGACAATTCGCTCACGGTCCCGATCGCCGAAGTCCTGCACATCGAAGCCGGCGGCGGGCCGGACATCGCGCTGCTGCGACTGGTGGACAGTGCGGCCACAGATGCGCTTCCGCGCATGAATTTGGCCGAAGGGTCCGGCAACGGCACCCCCGTGGCGGCGATCGGCTACCCGGCGAGGGACACGCGCGAGACCGATCTGAACGTCGTGCTCGATCTCCTCGGCGATGTGTTCAACAAGAAACGGCTCGCACCCGGCATCCTGAAGGAGGTGATGGACCGGCGTCTGTCGCATGACTGTTCGACGCTCGGAGGCAATTCCGGCTCGCCGCTGGTGGATCTCCGGTCCGCAACGGTCGTCGGTCTACACTATGGCGGCACGTTTCCCAATCCGATCAACCACGCGGTCCCGGCGCGGATCATCGCTGACAGGCTGGCGGAAAGCGCCCGTCCCGTCCGGCGCCCTCCGGCCGATGTGATCAAAGAGGGAGGTGGAAAGGTCATGGTACCGGTTCCGGGCAGTCGGACGCTTACCGTCGAGGTTCCGCTGCGTATCACCGTCGAGATCGGCGAGCCCGCAGGCGCTGCGTCACCGCGTTCGATCGATGTGGCCGTCGACAGTGCGAATCAGGCCTACGCCGGCATGCCGGGTGTCGTGGCCGTGCGCCGCGGCATCGTCGTGTCGAACGGGCAGTACACGAACGATCCGGCCGTGATCGTCGCCATCGATTATCTCAAGCCCGGTGCCGAAGCGACGATCGCCGCTCTGCCGGCCACCCGGGACGGTTTTCCCCTGCAGGTCCGCGCGGCGACGGCAGAAGAATTGCTGCGGGTTCACCGAAGCCTCGCGGTGGAGGCCGTGCCACGCATCAACTACGTCGTGCCGCAAGATCTGTCGCTCGACCCGGTGGACGAAGAGATGTTCGCGGTCTTCCACGTCAGTCCGGATGCGGGCTGGCCGCAACTGCGGGAGTTCCTCGAACGCACCAACGAGACCTTGACGCTTGGCCTTTACAATTTTGCCACCGACCATGTCCGCCGGGTGCTCGAACAAGCCGTTGCGCCCGAACCGAAGACATTCGACCTCGTCCTCGGCGACGCTGCGATCGACCGGGAGGACACCAAGGAGTTCGAAGAAGAGCTGGTCGATGATTTCAGCGCGCTGATGGGCGACCGGTTCCGCTGCGAGCTGGCGGATGGGCAGCGCCGGTTGTTTGCGGGACACTACCACATCAAGGTCGCCATTCGGGACAGCGAGGCATTTTGGCTCTCCAGCGGCAACTGGGAGCCGTCGAACCAGCCGGAGGTCGACCCTGTCGCCACCGGTGAGACCGGATTTGGCCTATTGCGCGACAGAAACCGCGAATGGCACGCTATCGTCCTCAACAGGCAACTCGCCGAGACGTTCGAAAAGTACATCCGCTACGATCTCGACTCATATCGCGAGATTCGCACCGGCGTGCGCGAACTGCCGCCTGGGCTCGACATGCCGATGGTATTGGTACCGAGAGCGACCACCATTCAGGAACGATCGCCCGGCGAGGCCAGGTATTTCGCACCCCTCGTGGTGAACCGTCGCCTGAAGATCCAGCCGCTCCTGACGCCGGACAATTTCATCGGCCACGTGCAGGCGCTGGTCGATTCGGCGACGTCGTCGATCGACCTCCAGAACCAGACGTTGAAATGGCGGCATAACAACGTCGATCCGAGGTTCGAACGGCTGATGAATACGATCCTCGACAAGCACCGCAATGGGGTAGCGGTCCGATTCATCCTGCGCGGTGATTTCTCGCCGGAGATGAAAGAGCTTCTGGTCGAGCACGGTTTCGATCCTGGCCAGATCCGGTTGATCAGCCGGTGCCACACAAAGGGAATGATCGTCGACGGCAGGCGTGTCCTGTTGGGCAGCCACAATCTCAGCGAACATGGTGCAATCGTGAACCGCGATGCCAGCTTGATCGTGGACGACGAGGAAGTGGCGCAGTATTTCGCCCGGATATTCCAGTTCGACTGGAACCGCGCCTCCTCGCGGGTCCACGAAACGCCGCCGGGCATCATTCTGCATCACCGCGGCGATGCTGTTCCCGAAGGCTACGAGGTAGTTCCGCTGATGGATATCGCGGTTTGA
- a CDS encoding DUF2177 family protein, which yields MARMVTAYVVTAIVFLGIDYVWLSRVAKSFYFDRLGDMVLDKPKMGAAALFYAVYVVGIVIFAVAPALKGPGGATTAALYGALFGFFAYATYDMTNYATLKNWPVIITAVDIVWGTVLTGVSALAGYLITRAIFPGQM from the coding sequence ATGGCCCGCATGGTCACCGCCTATGTCGTCACCGCGATCGTGTTTCTGGGAATAGACTACGTCTGGTTGTCGAGGGTCGCCAAGAGCTTCTATTTCGACCGCCTCGGCGACATGGTCCTCGACAAGCCGAAGATGGGCGCGGCGGCGCTCTTCTATGCGGTCTACGTCGTCGGCATCGTCATCTTCGCCGTCGCTCCAGCGCTGAAGGGTCCCGGCGGCGCCACGACCGCCGCCCTTTACGGCGCGCTGTTCGGCTTTTTCGCCTACGCCACCTACGACATGACCAACTACGCGACGCTGAAGAACTGGCCGGTCATCATCACCGCCGTCGACATCGTCTGGGGCACGGTGCTGACCGGCGTCTCGGCCCTTGCCGGCTATCTCATCACGAGGGCGATCTTCCCGGGCCAGATGTGA
- a CDS encoding NAD(P)/FAD-dependent oxidoreductase, giving the protein MPELTIAVVGSGIAGLSAAWLLAKRHRVALYEADARFGGHANTVDVTGPDGTHPVDTGFIVYNTRNYPNLIGLFDALGVETEPTEMSFALSLDGGRYEYAGAGLNGFFGQRRNLARPSHWQLLRDIARFFRTAEERVSAYPASVTLGEYLEREGFGKAFVRNHIVPMGAAIWSTTMTEMLAFPAQSFVRFYANHGMLQFRDRPAWRTVSGGSRNYVQRLLDDSPIERLVGNPAARIERRPDGVTVVDASGAARGFDHVVIAAHADQALSLLDRPSPLEAKLLSPFSYQTNRAVLHRDRTWMPKRRRLWSSWNYLKSAAGDDTDLCVTYWMNRLQNLEAADDYFVTLNPTAPIDPSLTERVIDYDHPVFNGPAMAAQAALPELQGANRTWFCGSYFGYGFHEDGAASGIAVAERLGGLKRPWTVTGEERLVAVAPPAAEAAQ; this is encoded by the coding sequence ATGCCAGAGTTGACAATCGCCGTTGTCGGATCCGGGATTGCCGGACTGTCCGCCGCGTGGCTGCTGGCAAAGCGCCACCGGGTCGCGCTCTATGAGGCGGACGCACGGTTCGGCGGCCACGCCAACACGGTCGACGTCACCGGACCGGACGGCACCCATCCCGTCGATACCGGCTTCATCGTCTACAACACCCGCAACTACCCGAACCTCATCGGCCTGTTCGATGCCCTCGGCGTCGAAACGGAACCGACCGAGATGAGCTTTGCCCTGTCGCTCGACGGCGGGCGCTATGAATATGCCGGGGCCGGCCTCAACGGCTTCTTCGGCCAGCGGCGCAACCTCGCCAGGCCGTCCCACTGGCAATTGCTGCGCGACATCGCCCGCTTCTTCCGCACCGCCGAGGAGAGGGTGTCCGCCTATCCGGCCTCCGTCACCCTCGGCGAGTACCTGGAACGCGAAGGCTTCGGAAAGGCGTTCGTCAGGAACCACATCGTGCCGATGGGGGCGGCGATCTGGTCGACGACGATGACCGAGATGCTGGCCTTTCCGGCGCAAAGCTTCGTCAGGTTCTACGCCAATCACGGCATGCTGCAGTTCCGCGACCGGCCGGCCTGGCGCACCGTCAGCGGCGGCAGCCGGAATTACGTCCAAAGGCTCCTCGACGATTCCCCGATCGAGCGCCTCGTCGGCAACCCCGCCGCCCGCATCGAGCGGCGCCCGGACGGCGTCACCGTCGTCGATGCTTCCGGCGCCGCGCGCGGCTTCGACCATGTGGTCATCGCCGCCCATGCCGACCAGGCGCTTTCACTCCTCGACCGGCCGAGCCCGCTGGAAGCCAAGCTCCTGTCGCCCTTCTCCTACCAGACCAACCGCGCCGTGCTGCACCGGGACCGCACCTGGATGCCGAAGCGGCGCCGGCTGTGGTCGAGCTGGAACTATCTGAAGAGCGCTGCCGGCGACGACACGGACTTGTGCGTCACCTACTGGATGAACCGGCTGCAGAACCTTGAGGCTGCCGACGACTATTTCGTCACCCTCAATCCGACCGCGCCGATCGACCCAAGCCTGACGGAGCGGGTCATCGACTACGACCACCCGGTCTTCAACGGCCCGGCGATGGCGGCCCAGGCCGCGCTGCCGGAGCTTCAGGGCGCCAACCGCACCTGGTTCTGCGGAAGCTATTTCGGCTACGGCTTCCACGAGGACGGCGCGGCAAGCGGCATCGCGGTCGCCGAGCGGCTCGGTGGCCTCAAACGGCCCTGGACGGTGACGGGGGAGGAGCGGCTCGTCGCGGTCGCTCCGCCCGCGGCCGAGGCGGCCCAATGA
- a CDS encoding DUF1365 domain-containing protein has protein sequence MTTAAFSEGIYNGTVVHKRVRPKRHALSYRVFSCLFDVDRLSDLDRRLRLFSYNRFNLVSLNDRDHSGSEPLGAYLRRVAEESGHGDGVTRFLMLCYPRVLGYVFNPLTVYYGLDGEGRVALMVYEVSNTFGERMTYVLPTEPEAEGVIFQECEKRFYVSPFNAVEGRYQFHVTPPAETVTVGVALRTGEGPLLSAHFSGDFAPFTDGRLLKALARTGWLTAKVIAGIHYEALRLWLKGLRLKPRPAAPNPPITFVRHPREEGQER, from the coding sequence ATGACGACCGCCGCGTTTTCGGAAGGCATCTACAACGGCACCGTCGTGCACAAGCGCGTACGGCCGAAGCGCCATGCGCTCTCCTACCGCGTCTTTTCCTGCCTGTTCGACGTCGACCGGCTTTCCGACCTCGACCGGCGGCTGAGGCTCTTCTCCTATAATCGCTTCAACCTCGTCTCCCTCAACGACAGGGACCATTCCGGCAGCGAGCCGCTCGGCGCGTACCTCCGCCGGGTGGCCGAAGAGAGTGGCCATGGCGACGGCGTCACGCGGTTCCTGATGCTGTGCTATCCGCGGGTGCTCGGCTACGTCTTCAATCCGTTGACCGTCTATTACGGGCTCGACGGCGAGGGCCGCGTCGCCCTCATGGTCTACGAGGTCAGCAACACCTTCGGCGAGCGCATGACCTATGTGCTGCCGACGGAACCGGAGGCCGAGGGCGTCATTTTCCAGGAATGCGAAAAGCGGTTCTACGTCTCGCCGTTCAATGCGGTGGAGGGCCGCTACCAGTTCCACGTCACGCCGCCGGCGGAAACGGTGACCGTCGGCGTCGCGCTGCGCACCGGCGAGGGTCCGCTGCTGTCGGCGCATTTTTCCGGCGACTTCGCCCCGTTCACCGACGGGCGGCTCCTGAAGGCGCTCGCCCGCACCGGCTGGCTGACGGCAAAGGTCATCGCCGGCATCCATTACGAGGCGCTGCGATTGTGGCTGAAGGGGTTGCGCCTGAAGCCGCGGCCGGCAGCGCCGAACCCCCCGATCACCTTTGTTCGGCACCCCAGGGAGGAAGGGCAGGAACGATGA